A DNA window from Trichosurus vulpecula isolate mTriVul1 chromosome 2, mTriVul1.pri, whole genome shotgun sequence contains the following coding sequences:
- the LOC118839557 gene encoding sialic acid-binding Ig-like lectin 13 isoform X2 encodes MLLLLLLLLLSLGGSQSQKEGYALVVSPPEMVQEGLCVYIPCAFFYPGSWVSSATINGYWYRRRPMVDESVLVATNDQSRKVDEEAIGRFHLVGDLMKKKCSLSIMDIQKKDSGEYFFRMERGWTEKFSYLNYQVNLDVRALTQKPDIFIPGILEPGRSVTLMCAAPWVCGEGTPPTFSWSGAALSNLEPSQGTRYFSEMTFTPKPQDHGTSLTCRMTFPGAGVSTETTIQLNVAYPLRNFGISVDGDNRTGLESSSNLSVLKDESLRLLCQADSNPPAILSWAHRGRVVLSSWPSDPGILVLPLPRLGVKDGGEYSCQAQHRLETKRASMNLSVLYAPENLKVSALGPNRTAAILGNVLSLVVLVGESLQLECVADSSPPAYMNWVKGSQPLNASFLSSPGILGLELSHVQPEDGGEYTCQAQNPWGTRHISLNLSVQDRTNAAAVEFSKGALLGAGIMALLIFCLVFAYKKFPRKEQLETGELGTTDSQSSMEVDYVNLEMNQGGVPRPPPPEPVTQAPPNELHYASLNFRRPNPKSQGIDTEYSEIKF; translated from the exons atgctcctgctgctgctgctgctgctgctatcctTGGGGG GGTCCCAATCCCAAAAAGAAGGATATGCATTGGTGGTGTCACCGCCAGAGATGGTTCAGGAAGGGCTCTGCGTCTATATCCCTTGCGCCTTCTTCTACCCTGGTTCCTGGGTCTCTTCTGCCACCATTAATGGCTACTGGTACAGGAGAAGACCCATGGTTGATGAAAGTGTTCTTGTGGCCACAAATGACCAAAGCAGGAAGGTGGATGAGGAGGCCATAGGAAGATTCCACCTAGTGGGGGACCTTATGAAGAAAAAATGCTCCCTGAGCATCATGGACATCCAGAAAAAGGACAGCGGAGAATACTTCTTCCGTATGGAGAGAGGATGGACAGAAAAATTCAGCTACTTAAATTATCAGGTCAATCTGGATGTGAGAG CTCTGACACAGAAGCCAGACATCTTTATTCCAGGAATCCTGGAGCCTGGGCGCTCTGTGACACTGATGTGTGCAGCCCCCTGGGTCTGTGGGGAGGGAACACCCCCCACCTTCTCCTGGTCAGGGGCTGCTCTCTCCAACCTGGAACCTAGCCAAGGGACTCGCTATTTCTCTGAAATGACCTTCACTCCGAAACCCCAGGACCACGGCACCAGCCTCACCTGTCGGATGACCTTCCCTGGGGCTGGAGTGAGCACGGAGACAACCATCCAGCTCAATGTGGCTT ATCCTTTGAGGAACTTTGGAATCAGCGTTGATGGGGACAACAGAACAg GCTTGGAGTCCTCATCAAACCTTTCTGTCCTGAAGGATGAGTCCTTGAGATTGCTTTGCCAAGCAGACAGCAACCCTCCCGCCATTCTGAGCTGGGCCCACAGGGGCCGGGTGGTGCTTTCCTCCTGGCCCTCAGATCCTGGGATCCTGGTCCTACCGCTGCCCCGGCTCGGGGTaaaggatggaggggaatatagCTGCCAAGCTCAGCACCGGCTGGAGACCAAGCGAGCCTCCATGAACCTTTCTGTGCTAT ATGCCCCAGAAAACCTGAAGGTCAGCgctttggggccaaacagaacag CTGCTATCCTGGGAAATGTCTTGTCTCTGGTGGTCCTGGTGGGAGAATCCTTGCAACTGGAGTGTGTTGCTGATAGCAGTCCCCCTGCCTACATGAACTGGGTCAAGGGGAGCCAGCCTTTGAATGCCTCCTTTCTCTCCAGTCCTGGGATCCTGGGTCTAGAACTGTCCCACGTCCAGCCAGAGGATGGAGGGGAGTACACCTGCCAAGCTCAGAACCCATGGGGCACCAGGCACATCTCCCTCAACCTCTCTGTGCAAG ATAGAACAAATGCAGCTGCTGTTGAATTCTCCAAAGGGGCACTTTTGGGGGCTGGAATCATGGCCCTTCTCATTTTCTGCCTCGTGTTCGCCTA TAAGAAGTTTCCGAGGAAGGAGCAGCTAGAGACAGGGGAGCTAGGGACCACAGACTCCCAGAGCAGTATGGAAGTGGACTATGTTAATCTGGAGATG AATCAGGGTGGAGTCCCCAGACCGCCTCCACCTGAACCAGTCACCCAAGCCCCGCCAAATGAGCTACATTATGCATCCCTTAACTTCAGAAGACCCAACCCAAAGAGCCAAGGGATAGACACCGAGTACTCGGAGATCAAGTTCTGA